A window of Mobula hypostoma chromosome 7, sMobHyp1.1, whole genome shotgun sequence genomic DNA:
agagctgtataactcatctccttctaccttaggccacaaacttatcaatcacccctgctgtggaccactttctggaggtccaagacgccgacttctacaaagaagggatccgtgtgctccacgaccgctggactaactgtgtaaatgtaggaggggactatgttgaaaaataaatgtgctaggtatttaaaaattgactccttctgccttaggccacaaacttatcaatcacccctcgtaaaagtAAAGATTGTTGAAATTTACATGAGGTGAGTCGGTTTTAACAAAACAACCAAAATTAAACCAATGAAGTAAAATAAGCATAGATCAGGTTAAAAggttgtcacaacattgtggaccaaagggcttgtaccgtgctgtactgttctaagaaACAATATTTTAAACACACATTTTACATGAAATTTATTATGAAGTACATAAACTATTCAGTTTTCATTTAAACACAAGACACAGGAATAGAATTAGCccctttggtccattgagtctgctcggccattccatcgtggctgacttattatccttctcaatcccatctcctgccttctccccagaacctttgacactcttaccaaTCATGAACctgtcaacttccgctttaagtatacctaatgacttggcctgaaGTGCATGGGAAACCAATGTTTGTCATCAAATCCAGTCAGTCTTATTAACCTCAATGAAGGCAACTGCATTAGTTTTACCAGCACTGAGTGAAATGGAGGACCAGAGGGCTGGATGAAGTGGGAGGAAGAGAATGGAGAAGGAATCCACCATTTACTGCTATCTTCACGACGTGTTGCAAAAACATTTGCAGATTTTTGATTTTCTGATGAGAGGGTGCAACGAAGAGGCTTTTCCAATTCTGCAGTAAATATTGTCCTTCCATTGCGTTTAAGCCACTTTCAACCCATTCTACAGTCATAAATTTCTGGTTCTGTTCTTTGGTGTTTATAGCCACACTCTCCCCATTAACTCTATGGTAGAACTTGGAATTCAGGAGTTTCAGTAAGGCACATGATGTAGAAAATACTTGAACACTCATGATTTTTCCGGTAAAAGAACCAATATTATGTAAATGCGAGTCATAAATGATGTTAAGAATTGTATTCATTCTCACTTTAGTAGGCTTCACCGTGACTTTCTGCAAAGCCTCCAGCAGAGGTTGGATCTGAAAAAAATCAGCCTCTCTGTTCAGAAGATCCAGCTCTTGGAAATCATGTGGAAGATCCAACTGTGATGTGCGAAGGAAATTTAGGATGTAGCGAAACATTTTTCCATCTCTATCGATGAAGCAGTTTCCTTGTATATCTTTTTTAATGGGCAACATTCCACCGAACATTGAACCAAGCATTGAGTCTGGATAGCGAGTTAAAGTTGTCAAAGAAGTGGTGTACAAGCTTCCCCCTACGTTCAGCGTTATTGGTTCAGACATGGTGAGGTCCTTATCTTAAGTTTCTGTAAGGAAAAAGTAAAATATGGGATCCAAAATGTAAGCTTAAGTTTAAAATAAATCTGCTGTTGTTGCAAAGTCCTAGACTGTTACATTCCGTCACATCCTTATAACACGTCAATGGGAGATGCAGATTAAAGCTGGCTCCATTATGTCTGCAAGCAGTTTAAACTAAACTTAAAATGCACTTGCGCAAATAAAGTAACAAATTTTCTCCTTAAATCGAGAGATGTGCATTCCATACCTAACAAAACACGGGATTTCTGGACAATCTTATTAACTTTAAATTGCCAGACACCATTTAGAAACCTGCTGATTGCTCTTGGGTACATGACGCcttattttgcagcacagaacaaaaggaaaaatCACCCTTTTTGAAAAGTGCCTCTTCATTATGGAATTTCAAAACCAATAAGTAAATAGTGTTAGCATAATTAATGCTGCTGTTTCCACAAAAGTATATCTAACTTGTTATTTAAAAATATTGTTATAATATATCAATGATGAAATAGTCAATAGAATTACTCTACATCTATCACTGAAACATAATAGCATTATATACATATCATTCAAGGACTTT
This region includes:
- the LOC134349716 gene encoding BTB/POZ domain-containing protein KCTD21-like; protein product: MSEPITLNVGGSLYTTSLTTLTRYPDSMLGSMFGGMLPIKKDIQGNCFIDRDGKMFRYILNFLRTSQLDLPHDFQELDLLNREADFFQIQPLLEALQKVTVKPTKVRMNTILNIIYDSHLHNIGSFTGKIMSVQVFSTSCALLKLLNSKFYHRVNGESVAINTKEQNQKFMTVEWVESGLNAMEGQYLLQNWKSLFVAPSHQKIKNLQMFLQHVVKIAVNGGFLLHSLPPTSSSPLVLHFTQCW